The window CGTGCAGGTTAACATGTCCAGGTTTCAGCAGTAGATTTATTTCTGATTGGATGCCCCATTCATCAGTCACCACACTCTAAATATCATTACTACATATTAGACCattcattttgtctttattaaGTACACTTTAGTATAAAAGACTCCTCTTACCATATTAACTGTTTAAGTTATTTCTGCTATAAATATTCAGTTTTCACtctgagaaaaataagaaatggCTGTgagtcaaaaaaaagaaaagaaaagtgattcTTGACTTATTGACCTACAATCTGGCAAACATATCTCTCGTGAATGATAACAAGTCATTCTGAGGACATTTTTGTCAAAGGGTAGAAGCCGCAATCAGTGTTTGACAAcgcaaaatatatattttttatttatccagATTAAGTCTTATTgggaataaaaatgtatttttcaagaGAGATCTACCGAAGAtgacatcagaaaaaaaaaatatgacagcTCAATAAAGATATGTGCAGAAAAGGACCGGATTGATTATAATGTAAGACGCAGAGTTGGTACAATAACGCAGAGTTACCAGGATACTTGACAAATTTTCTTTACTTTATATAAAACCCCTTCTTAAATCATGGCGACTAAATTCTATTCATCAACATGAAAAAGTATATGGGGACAAAACGCATTCAAACATCGCCAGTCATTTTTTTTGGCAGACATGTTATAATGCAAATGATAGAATTGGCCTGCAAATAGACGGATCCATTTTTAATCCGTGTTCTTTTATCTGAAATGACAGCAGCGTGAAACAGACTAGGAACAAACATGAAAGACATTCACGCATTTTTGACTCTGAATGTGTAAATCCCAGTGAAATGAAAGCTACTGAGCCCaaaacaacacaagaaacaaacaaacaaacaagcaaacaaaaaaaaaaaactgtcgcAGCTGGAGCATACTGACAGACGATTTTAAACCGAAACTATGGACCAGTCTGTGTGTTCAGCATGAGCTCCCGCGGTGACCTAGATAGCCCCCTTTACTCCGAGTTTAAGCTCGACTTACCTCGTTAACCCATCGACCTTTCCGGTAAACCCCGGCACAGATTTTCCCCAAAAGCCACCTCGCAGACCCGCCCCCTCTTTTGTCAGTCAGGCGGTGCAAATGGCGTGCACAGGTGAACGGCCAGGTAAGAGTGCAGAACTGGTCAGATTGAATTTGATCTCCTATCAGAATGTAATGTCGTGTAAAGAGATGGACATGCAGATGCTATTAAAAAGGATGTAGGCCAGCTTGAGGCAGGGTTGAGGTCAGGTTTAGGTTGAACTTTGCTGCTAACGTTGTTGGTGGTGTGGTTTGAAGGCAGCATTCATGGCTGTTTCAGCACCTGCTGTCTATAAAAGCATTCATctttatgtatattttatttcatgttcaTTTAACTTGATTCATTTTAATATAATTATCACAAAGACTAGTCCATGCCTATGAATCCACTCTGTTCTTTTAGTGGTAGGTCATTCCTCTATTTAACTCTGATATATGGGCGAGGGCAGTTTAGCACACTGTGCATTAGGCTATATTGCAAGCACAGACCAGGTCCTGCTATAATTTGTGCAAAGTCTGCCAAATAATGCATATACTTAGTCTTGTCTTTAACACTTatgagttttttctttattccttTTTATACACAAATATGTTGCCTTTAGTAGTTTTTGCTTACAGGTAgccctgaaaaaaacaaatcaatcagAAATGAGGAATCCCAGTTTAACCCTCACTGCCCCTCATTGTGAAgcactgaactttttttttttttttttttttttttttgatgaaacAAAAGCATTGGTTTCATCTAAATTATTTAGGTGTGTGTGGCAAGAGAGGAAGTTTAATGATTCATGAACCCATCAGCCAAGTGGCTTTGAGTCTTTCTTTCCATAGCGTTGTTGTAGTGCCATAAAGGCCCACGGTGATGGTGATGCATTCAGGATACTGTGTGTCCTGATTGATGAGCTTCCTGGAAACACCCTGGCAGAACAGAATCAGTCTCAGATTACAATGTACCACACAGTCTTTCTCTGTTGTTGTTTCACCACTCcaatgaaagtgtgtgtgtgcgtgcgtgcatgtgtgcgcgcgtgtttgtgcgtgtgtgtgtactgaAGTGCCATATTTGAGTGcacactaattaaaaaaaaaaaacttcacattgCAAAAAATAACTTGTGTTAATTTCTGTAAATAGCTTATGTAAGTTCCTAATATAAACAATAGtatttctcaaaaatacaagacaaAGAGCTCTTTAATTTGAAATTCTTGGTTACAAAAGTgaagaaaatgtaattttcattCAACTTTGAGAGGAAGTTGTACCGCAAAAAGTCTCAGTACATAATCTAATCTGAATTGAACAAAATTCATGAGTTTCCAGATGTTATTCTAAATATAACAGAGAAAGTGTTTTTACACATATGCATATTTTTCAATTTGAAGACCCAATTTGTAGGGATGCACGTTTTCCTGGAGGAGTGTGATAATTCAGCTTAAGCTTAAAATATACTAAGAGGCATTAAAGCACAACAATGGAGCGAGCATTTTCGCACAACATTTATTCATAAAATAACTTATATTaattcataaataaatacatgcatATCTAGAAAAGCACTTGATGAATGAAGCTGTAATTGCACCGCAATCATTATATATGTCCAAATTTTAAACCATAATATTTTTAGGCAAATTACAGGTGGTTGAGCAGAAAATGTTGTGAAAATTTGATGATTTAATATTAATGTTACTGCAGTTAATAATGATATTAAATAGTACTGCATTACACTGACTGCATGCCTTTATATAAGAGGTGTTTAAAACATCGTGCATGACATCAACTTTAgcttttaacattttagcaaACAGTTCACTGAGAACTCTCCAGGTGGTGATGCTGTGCAATAGTTGGATAATAAagcagaatagaatagaaatatcCTTTATTGTCCCTTATTGGGGAAATTTGGGTGTTCCAGCAGCAAAGTGACAGGCAGATGGAGCACGCAGCAAAAAATACAGTACAGTTAGTAagttattaaaaatttaaaaaaatattaaaaacagaaaaaggaaaaactgtgcAAATAACAGCAAAGATATAAACAACTATAATGTAACTATAATATAAACAACTTATTgcgtttgttgggagcagtgaTAGTTATAAAGTCTACCAGCTGCTGTGAGGAAGGACCTGCAATAATGAATGCCCTGTCCCCAAACACGTGCACAGGTAGATTTCCCTGTTTACAAAACACCACACAGTATCAGAGCATTTAACGTCCTGACAAGTACGGCAGACCTCCTTTGCACTCTACAGTCAGAGACTTCAGACGCCGGCCATTTTACTGTGGCTTCTGGCCTCTTGCAGACATGCCTCGTCAATTTCTAAAGGTGAATCTGagtgaggtggaggaggagaccCAGCTGCTTGCAGAGAAAGTATATGCATCGgcattaaaagaagaagaaaccaaAAATGCCTTGTCGATGTTCACGATGCCTGAGGACTGCCCAATTGGCCTCCAGCAAGCCAAAGACCATGAACTGCTTAAGGAGCTGGCAGAGCAGCAGTCAGAGGAGACTCTTAAGAGGTAAGTCCTGCTTGGACTCTGAACCGCAGATCAGTCTGTTCATGCAAGCAAAATTATCCtaatataaaacacaaaacaaaaatccctATATAAGATGtatattttcagttttgcttaTTATTTATGTGGAGTTAAATATATGTGAGCCAAAACctaaagttttcagttttttttccttttgattttttttctttagtggtCTTGGTTCTGTATGATGTAATATAGTATCCTTAGGCACACAGCTCTGACTGTGAGCGCTGAAGCCACACCCACCTGTTatttaaatcttttgttttcaatACGTTGCCTCAATTGGAAGGTGGGGATAAAGGGGGATGAACTAAAACAGATATGATATAAATGTGAAGTGAAAAATTAGCATAATAGCCCCTTTTAATGAGTCATCTTACCATGATTTTGGGTAAAGACTCATTCATTTAAGTGAGCTTTGCACCAAATGCTAATCAATTTGCTGACTTTTCAGGAGGAACAGCCTGAGGATGATTCGTTCCAAGTCGCTGTCCCTACAAGTCCCAGCAAATGCAGACTGGGCACGCCTAGTGACACCATTCATGTCCCCCAGCTCCACCAGCTCATCTGTGCAAGAAAACTGCCCTGATTATCAGAGGGTTACTATTAGTGGAGATTACTGTGCTGGTGTAAGTACTCTTGCTGAACGTGCCAACTGGTGTGCACCGTAGTTATAAAAATACATCCCATATGTCATATTTTAAGCTTGAATATAAACTAGTTCATTCATTCAAAATCTTAAAAGTACAAAAGTGTCTACATTTGGAAGTATAAAAGATGAATTTCGATGCCAGTCAAAGCATTGTTGCTTCAAAGTCTAGCAGCCAGTCACAGCACAGTGTCCCTCCACTTGATCCAGTGTAGCCTTCACTATTACCACATGGTTTGGATCAGACTTGAATTCATGTTTAATGCTCCTCCTCTCAGATCACACTGGACGACTACGATCAGGCTGCCAAAAATCTGTTTAAAGCTCTGCTTCTTCGAGAGAAATACTCAAAGCTAGCCTATCACAGATTCTGCAGAACGACGAGCAAGTTCCTACGAAGTGCTCAGAACACGACCTGGAGCGAAGAAGATGAGGTCCTTCCAGGTATGATTTACGAAGCTGGGCTGTATGTAtaacaacatttaaaaacatgcttTGTTCTAatttatatgaaagtaatgGAAAAACTTTTGCGACCACCAGACATGTGCCCATGTCCAGAAGCTGGGGAGGATCCCTACTGCATGGACAACATCCCCAAGGATCTAAGCTATAAACTGAAGATGAAGGATGGGATAGTTTATGTGTATGATAATGAAGAGGCTCTCAAACAAAACCAGCCTCATGACCTTCCTTACCCAGACTTGGAGACCTTTGCTATAGAGCTGAGTCATGTGCTTGCCATGACTGCAGATGGACCCACGTAAGTTTCCAAAACAATTATGCGGACATGCTGGTTGAAAAACCGGTTATCATCCATTCTGCACTTTTTAGAGAATGAATTGAGTGTCACTTTTAATTTTCAGGAAAACCTACTGTCATAGGAGACTAAATTTCTTGAGTTCAAAATTCAACCTCCATGAGATGCTCAATGAGATGGCTGAGCTCAAGGAATTAAAACGTGTGCCTCACAGAGATTTCTACAATGTTAGAAAGGTTGGTATTCCATCTCTGGGAAGTGAGGGAACCATTACCTCTGACTGAACTTTAAAGTGAGTGTAGATACCAAAGCATGCTCTGCAAACTACCCAGATTAACCTGCACTTGTTTAAAGCGTCCAGCGTTTAATAACACAATAGCTGTTATCATTTAATTGGTTGGCAAAAAGCACTTTGAAGAACTTCTGAATGTGACCGCAGTGTCGTCTGTAGAGGAGGCAGAGCCTGAAGCCTCAGGGGAAGCTTCAGCAAATACACTAACTGTGGTCCAGTTATCCCCAGGAAAGTGTATTCCAGGGTCCTGGAGGGGAGGATTGTTGAACACTGGATTTAGAAGGAGCAATGCTGACTTTGAAATCAGGGGGATCATGGGATCTTGACCAGCCAGTCTTTTATGGACTTGGAGAGACTTACCACCGGGTCAATTGGGCATATCTTTAAGAGGGGTGAAGGTTTGGTGTTCCAGGGCCATCCAATCCTTGTTTAACCAAAGTAAGAGCTGGTTCTGCATCTTTGGCACAAAGTGAAGCACAttttcagtgctgctgctcCTTTTGTCACAACAGAGCATTACCTCCACTCCAAGATCCCTCTGGAAAGGAAAAGctagttgaggtggttcagacATCTGTTTTAGTTGCTTCTTGGATTGCTGGACCTGAATAGTTTCTGAGCATGCCCGGTTGGGAGGGGTTAAATATAGGATATTAGTGCATGCAGAGCGAACATACTGTTTCTTTCTTGCAGGTGGACACGCACATTCATGCAGCTGCATGCATGTCTCAGAAACATCTGCTCACCTTCATCCAGAAGACGTATCAGACTGATGCAGAACGTGTAGTTTTAGAAAAGGATGGACAAAGAATGACACTCAAAAAAGTTTTCCAGCACCTCAACAAGGACCCCTATGACCTTACTGTGGACTCTCTCGATGTACATGCTGTAAGAAATATTGTCTATTCTTCTGAATTCAAATATTCCATTAACACAATACATTTAAGAATTTCAGATTTTGTCTTTCTGCTGCTTGCATCATTCTGGGATTCTGAATCACACTTTatgatttattacatttacaggGGAGACAAACCTTCCACCGCTTTGATAAGTTCAATGCGAAGTATAACCCAGTGGGAGCCAGTGAGCTTCGTGAAATCTTCCTGAAAACCGACAATGTTGTTAATGGAGAGTATTTTGCTTGCATCATAAAGGTGCTCTCATCATGTGTAGCAAGTCATCAATTTCAAGATGGAGTGATGCAAAGAAAACTTGATGCATTCTTCCTCTCACCACTTTTTTTTAGGAAGTGGCCTGTGGCCTGGAGGAGAGCAAGTATCAGCATGTAGAGCCACGCCTGTCCATCTACGGAAGGTCTCCTGACGAGTGGTACAGTCTGTCAAAGTGGTTTATTGACCACAAATTATACTCTCCAAACATGAGGTGGATGATTCAAGTGCCCAGAATATAGTAAGTGCTCCATCCTAAAAATCCAGGCTTttaatttaaatgcattttgtgAAATCTAAAATCTACTTTTATGTTCCAGTGATATTTTCAAGCTAAAGAAGCTGATACCCAATTTTGCCAAGATGCTGGAGAACATATTCCTTCCTTTGTTTGAGGCCACAGTCAACCCACAGAAGCACAAAGAACTTCACGTTTTCCTCAAATATGTAAGATTTTTTTATACCAAGACAGATCTCAGCAAATATTATGAGGATCCGTTTTGCACAAAACGATGTATTTACGTGCAGTATAATAGTTGGGTGGTATAGCAGACTATACTGTAGTGGTGAGCAGATGCACCCATTAGGGTTAGTCTTTTAGTGTCTTAAACAGATAAACAATGAAAATACAATGAAGCATATCTGCAACAATATGAAAACATGTCTTTATAATATAAACTGGcttcataaaatgtaaaattgttCAGAAATACACTGTATGGGCAAAGGTATTGTGTTCCACTGCTTAATATTGAAATACAGGTGTTTTTAGTCTCATTGCCAGGTGTATAAGCTCCTGTGGGTGTAACCTGCAGGTGGCCCAGTACGTCTGTCCATGTATTgcacaatataaaaataactgACAGTTGATTGGTAACGTTTGTGGAAACAAATGACTAATAACCATTTAATATTAATACCTGCTGGGCTTCAttaaaaaatcccagcagagACTGACTGTTTTTGTGGATGCAGGTGTCTGGCTTTGACAGCGTGGACGATGAGTCCAAACACAGCGATCACATGTTGTCCTTCAGGAGCCCAAAACCAGAACAGTGGACTTCAGTTGAAAACCCTCCATACAGCTACTACATCTTCCACATGTACGCAAACATCATAGTCCTCAACAACCTCAGAAAGTAAGTATCATGTCCCAGATACGGTGAAGCATCAGAAGCAGGCAGATTGAATTTACTTGATGTCTGCTAAATGGCTGACTGAATATAACTATATGAAACCCAAGGTAATTCAGAGTCCTGTACAGAATGAGAGGAAAAATGCAAAGACAGTTAAAACATGTCAACTATATGTGCATATCATGATATAAAGCTGTATTACTCTACCCTGTAATGATTAATCTTTAGatggcaaaacacacacaagaaatTAAGGTTAAGATGAGGTTGCAGACATGTTTTGAACCccaatttaaatgttttatctcAGATGTTCAGAAAGGTTGTACCAGCGGTGAGgagcataaaaaataaaagctgcttcattttttaatattctAATTTTGGAAACGCACAGAAGGCGTAAGAGGTATCTGCCCTGTCAAATAACTGACAACTCCTTTGTGTGACAATAAGAATACATCCTTTTTTCTTTCGTAAACGCATAGATGAAGGAAGAACAGACATGAATGTAGGACATATTAGACCCTGACCTAGCAGTGTGTGTCCAGCCCTAAAAAGACGGTTTACTCTGTCACTTTGTATAACTGTCAGGGGAAGAGTGACTAATAAATTACAGGAAAGCCAGTTCTGAAATACTTGATGCTTAAAGCTGCTGGGAGAGCATTTCAATATATAGTTACAGCTGATCGGCACTCGGTGTGATGAAGATGATTAAATGCTGTTATGTGAGGACATAGTTGCTTATTATACCCTTCTGCGTCCTGTATAGAGAGTGTGGACTAAACACCTTCCAGTTCCGTCCCCACTGTGGAGAAGCTGGATCACTCACTCATCTGGTCTCTGCCTTTCTCACTGCTGACAACATCTCACATGGACTCAACCTCAGGAAGGTACTCACGACTGTCCCGAATTATAAACCAGTAAACCAGGAAGACGATTTCACATTTTGAATTTCACAAAGCATTGCTTATAGAATATCCCAAAGGTCACCGCTATAGTATGGATACACCAACTCACTCAGCATTAAGATAAAACACACAATGACAGTGTgtacatttgtgtgtttttccatctttcacATTCACGAGCAGCACCTCTGTCAAACTTCCTACAGAGCCCAGTGCTGCAGTACCTGTACTACCTAGCCCAGGTACCAATTGCAATGTCTCCACTCAGCAACAATGGCCTGTTTCTGGAATACTCCAAAAGCCCGCTGAAAGACTTCCTGCACAAAGGTCTGTGTGTGTCCCTGTCCACAGATGATCCCATGCTGTTCCACTACACcaaggtaaaaaaaatctacaggAAACAGTGTTTTCAGGccgtcattcagtgattcaaaatTTGCCTAACTAATACAGTATTTGTTATTTCGATTCATTTCTGCAGTCTGAATAAAGCTTATCTGCTATTTGTGTATCCTCTGAGGAACCACTGATGGAGGAGTACGCCATAGCAGCTCAGCTGTGGAAGTTCAGCACCTGTGATGTGTGTGAAATAGCCAGGAACAGTGTGCTGCAGAGTGGGTTTTCTCACCAGGTGTGGTCACATCCTTCATTTGAAAAAAGACAACATAAATTCTGTCTTAGCAGGCGTTGGTCAACTCACACAAGATCTAATCATCCTTTCTTCCACCTATTGTTGTGATTAATTTTGCAAGGATAAGATGCACTTCCTGGGAGAGAATTATCTGAAAGATGGACCCGAAGGAAACGATATCCGTAAGACCAACGTCGCTCAGGTCCGGATGGCCTACAGACACGAAACGCTGTGCAATGAACTCAGCTTCATTGTTGATGCAGTGAAGGCTGAATCTATGAATTCCCACAGCGAGTAAAGAGGACCTCACATTTGACAGAACTGAAGCATGTTGCACTCTAAGATATCTACatttacctttattttttttgtaaaaagtgCCTCTGACTGGCTGTGATGGAATAAAAACTTCAATAAAACCGAAACTAAAAGAGCAATACTTAACTAATTGCAAATTAATAGCAGATGGGTTTCCTAAAATTGAGATGTAAGGGATGATGCTCTAGTATTCAAAGGCAAAGCTGTGGAAGCCCACAAGATCTCACAGAAACTTTTCACACCCCATATCAGACATTAGAAGAGTTACCAATGAGAGAACAAACATAAACAGTTTGCTTAAAACAAGCTTCAGtgacttttaaaaaagcttGAGAGATACTGAAGAGTAAAGATTGGAATAATGTGGATTTAAGATGTGGGTAAACCTGCAGAAAAGCTGTTATTAtgagtgtttttgttgtgtaGAACACCAAACCCAAATGagtatttaaaatcattttattacaaACATTGCCCTCCAGTGGCTAAAATGCACCATTTAACAGCATAGATGAATGAAAATCGTGAACACATACAAAAAGAAATCATGTTACAGCCATTCTGTCTCTTAATTTAACACAAATCGAGGATCACAGTTTCTCATCAGAATAACGTTTATTGTGCGTCGTCGCCCACTTCtatcctctcctcttcctgagCAGCTTTCGTGGTTTCTGTAGGGGTCTTCACACAGATCCACTCTTCTGTCTGGATGtactctttctgctctttcatgTCTGACTTCTGAGAGCAACgtcttctgttttttgttaacaGATGGACAGGAAAAAGATGTAACAATATGCACCAAGAGAAACCTCATCATTGTGTTCTATGTATTATAAAGAAAAAGCACTCACAATTTGAGGTATGCCAGGATGATTGTTATAAGCAGAAGAAGCGCACAGGAGCAGAAGATGAGCACAATTTTTCCTAAAATATGAAACATGCACACTGTTGATAACGAGGCCTTTACCTATCTATTAGTTTTGTGCTGTGTTAGCTGACTGTGACAGAGTTCAGATTATGAGTCCCATACCTGCAGTAAAGCTTTGTGAGCTGCTGGCAAACCGGGCTGGTTCTATCTCACTGTCGAGGGTTTCAGGAGTCGAGGAGGAAGATGTGGATGGTGGTGTTGTGGTGTGGTGTGTGTGACCCACGTCATGTGTGGTCCTCAAAGGACTGTCAGTTACTTCATCCATCTGTTGTATCGCtgcatctgtgcaaagattAGACGATTTTCAAACAATTCTGattatttgccttttttttttttcttttgtacttCCTCCTGTGGAAATGATGATTATATTTTGGAAAGTGTTATGAGTGTATTGTATGTATTTGGAAAAACCTTGGATAAAAAAATGCTGTccaatggttttttttttttttccatcctaGTTATGTGGAATATACTAAAATGCTGCTGAATACAAATTAAAATCCAATGCAAATACCATAAAGCATCATAGTTTGTGTTAAGAGTATTCATTAATACTAATGTGTTCTTATTTATATCAACTATACAGCAGACCTGTTTTATTCtttgaaaaacagaaagcagTGAACAGCATGCACAATCACTTTTTAAATACCTTTTGTCTCTTCATGAGTAAAGTGCAGGTGCAAAGTTTCTCACCTGTCTCGTTGAAGCAAAACACATCAAACTTTTGTTTTACGCTGGCTCGCCATGGCACCAAGCCGCTCTTATTCTTGCCACAGCTGGGAATTGGGTGGATGCGGGGAATGACTGCGAAGTGTTCATCAATCCATCCAAACCTGAACAAAATATTACATTAGGCGCTGTTTGTTAATCCTCTGAGGTGATACcgaggtgatttttttttttttttaaactttggtcTCACCTGCATGTTTCTAAACCTCTAGAAAGAGCTTTCTGTACTTGTGCTTTTGAAGCAATGTTCAGTCCAAGGGACCAGCAGAGCCTGCGAGCTTCACTGGCATTGAAAGCATACCCAGGCTGGTTGAGCTCATTTAAAGAGGTGACCAGCATTACTCCTGCAATACTTTGATTGAATCCTGGGAAAACTGGAAAAAGCATATTTATATTTACTATATATGGTAGTacaataattatatatatatatatatgtatatatatatatatatatatatatatatatatatatatatatatatatatatatatatatatatatatatatatatgtatatatatatatatatatatatatatatatatatatatatatatatatatatatatatatatatatatatatatatatatatatatatatatatatatatatatatatatatatttgtacatATTAGAAAATATGTGGAATAACTTACCTCTGAGGTTACTTATGTCAGTCATTTGAACAGACAAAGCTGAAGTAACGAGCAGCGCTGCTGGGAGGCAAAGCCAGATGATGTTCATGACTGGTCAGAGTAAAGACAGATGAATGCCGGGTATCACTGCTGCTGCAAGGTTTATGTGTCTCTGAGCCAAAAGGCACGGTTAAATAGAGGTGATCATGCTCACTGGGATGTGTGGGGACTGTCACTGCCAGAGAATAACGGAAAAGGAAGAAGGAAGTAGTGCACAT is drawn from Oreochromis aureus strain Israel breed Guangdong linkage group 1, ZZ_aureus, whole genome shotgun sequence and contains these coding sequences:
- the ampd3a gene encoding AMP deaminase 3 — translated: MACTGERPDMPRQFLKVNLSEVEEETQLLAEKVYASALKEEETKNALSMFTMPEDCPIGLQQAKDHELLKELAEQQSEETLKRRNSLRMIRSKSLSLQVPANADWARLVTPFMSPSSTSSSVQENCPDYQRVTISGDYCAGITLDDYDQAAKNLFKALLLREKYSKLAYHRFCRTTSKFLRSAQNTTWSEEDEVLPDMCPCPEAGEDPYCMDNIPKDLSYKLKMKDGIVYVYDNEEALKQNQPHDLPYPDLETFAIELSHVLAMTADGPTKTYCHRRLNFLSSKFNLHEMLNEMAELKELKRVPHRDFYNVRKVDTHIHAAACMSQKHLLTFIQKTYQTDAERVVLEKDGQRMTLKKVFQHLNKDPYDLTVDSLDVHAGRQTFHRFDKFNAKYNPVGASELREIFLKTDNVVNGEYFACIIKEVACGLEESKYQHVEPRLSIYGRSPDEWYSLSKWFIDHKLYSPNMRWMIQVPRIYDIFKLKKLIPNFAKMLENIFLPLFEATVNPQKHKELHVFLKYVSGFDSVDDESKHSDHMLSFRSPKPEQWTSVENPPYSYYIFHMYANIIVLNNLRKECGLNTFQFRPHCGEAGSLTHLVSAFLTADNISHGLNLRKSPVLQYLYYLAQVPIAMSPLSNNGLFLEYSKSPLKDFLHKGLCVSLSTDDPMLFHYTKEPLMEEYAIAAQLWKFSTCDVCEIARNSVLQSGFSHQDKMHFLGENYLKDGPEGNDIRKTNVAQVRMAYRHETLCNELSFIVDAVKAESMNSHSE
- the lyve1a gene encoding lymphatic vessel endothelial hyaluronic acid receptor 1a; this translates as MNIIWLCLPAALLVTSALSVQMTDISNLRVFPGFNQSIAGVMLVTSLNELNQPGYAFNASEARRLCWSLGLNIASKAQVQKALSRGLETCRFGWIDEHFAVIPRIHPIPSCGKNKSGLVPWRASVKQKFDVFCFNETDAAIQQMDEVTDSPLRTTHDVGHTHHTTTPPSTSSSSTPETLDSEIEPARFASSSQSFTAGKIVLIFCSCALLLLITIILAYLKLRRCSQKSDMKEQKEYIQTEEWICVKTPTETTKAAQEEERIEVGDDAQ